A single Pyxicephalus adspersus chromosome 8, UCB_Pads_2.0, whole genome shotgun sequence DNA region contains:
- the BTF3L4 gene encoding transcription factor BTF3 homolog 4 yields MNQEKLAKLQAQVRIGGKGTARRKKKVVHRTATADDKKLQSSLKKLAVNNIAGIEEVNMIKDDGTVIHFNNPKVQASLSANTFAITGHAESKQITEMLPGILSQLGADSLTSLRKLAEQFPRQVLDSKAPKPEDIEEEDDDVPELVENFDEASKNEAN; encoded by the exons ATGAATCAGGAAAAGCTAGCAAAACTTCAGGCTCAGGTCCGGATAGGTGGTAAG GGCACAGCCCGCAGAAAGAAGAAGGTTGTACACAGAACAGCAACAGCAGATGACAAAAAACTTCAGAGCTCACTCAAGAAGCTGGCAGTAAATAATATTGCCGGCATTGAAGAG gtAAATATGATCAAAGATGACGGCACAGTTATCCACTTTAACAATCCCAAGGTCCAAGCATCCCTCTCCGCCAACACATTTGCCATCACTGGCCATGCAGAGTCCAAGCAGATCACAGAAATGCTCCCAGGAATCCTAAGTCAGCTGGGTGCTGACAGCCTCACAAGTCTCCGCAAGTTAGCTGAACAGTTCCCTCGGCAGG tattggaCAGTAAGGCACCTAAACCCGAGGACATAGAAGAGGAGGATGACGACGTCCCTG aactTGTAGAGAATTTTGATGAAGCATCGAAGAATGAAGCAAATTGA